In Phyllostomus discolor isolate MPI-MPIP mPhyDis1 chromosome 3, mPhyDis1.pri.v3, whole genome shotgun sequence, a single genomic region encodes these proteins:
- the ZBTB5 gene encoding zinc finger and BTB domain-containing protein 5 — protein sequence MDFPGHFEQIFQQLNYQRLHGQLCDCVIVVGNRHFKAHRSVLAACSTHFRALFSVAEGDQTMNMIQLDSEVVTAEAFAALIDMMYTSTLMLGESNVMDVLLAASHLHLNSVVKACKHYLTTRTLPMSPPSERVQEQSARMQRFFMLQQLGLSIVSSALNSNQSGEEQQAPLSSSMRSNLDQRTPFPMRRLHKRKQSAEERARQRLRPTMDESAISNVTPENGPSGVHSREEFFSPDSLKIVDNPKADGMTDNQEDSAIIFDQPFGAQEDAQVPSQSDNSVGNMAQLSMASRATQVETSFEQEAATEKSGFQCENAEVGLGEKEHMRVVVKSEPLSSPEPQDEVSDVTSQAEGSESVEVEGVVVSAEKIDLSPESSDRSFSDPQSSTDRVGDIHILEVTNNLDHKSTFSISNFLNKSRGSNFSANQNNDDNIPNTTSDCRLECEAPYLLSPEAGPAGGPSSAPGSHVENPFSEPADSHFVRPMQEAMGLPCVQTSGYQGEQFGMDFSRSGLGLHSSFSRVMMGSSRGKASNFPYYRRIAPKMPIVTSVRSSQIPENSASSQLMMNGATSSFENGHPSQPGPPQLTRASADVLSKCKKALSEHNVLVVEGARKYACKICCKTFLTLTDCKKHIRVHTGEKPYACLKCGKRFSQSSHLYKHSKTTCLRWQSSSLPSTLL from the coding sequence TGTTCTCAGTGGCGGAGGGAGATCAGACCATGAACATGATCCAACTGGATAGCGAGGTAGTGACAGCAGAGGCCTTTGCCGCACTGATTGACATGATGTATACCTCCACCCTCATGCTGGGGGAGAGCAATGTTATGGATGTCTTATTGGCAGCCTCTCACCTGCATTTGAACTCTGTTGTTAAGGCATGTAAACATTACTTAACAACAAGGACGCTGCCCATGTCTCCCCCCAGTGAGCGTGTTCAGGAACAGAGTGCCCGCATGCAGCGCTTCTTTATGCTGCAGCAGCTGGGACTGAGCATCGTGAGCTCAGCCCTCAATTCCAACCAGAGCGGTGAGGAGCAGCAGGCCCCCCTGAGCTCGTCGATGCGCAGTAACCTGGATCAGCGGACACCGTTCCCCATGAGACGCCTTCATAAGCGCAAGCAGTCTGCAGAGGAACGGGCCAGACAGCGCCTCCGACCCACCATGGATGAGTCTGCCATTTCCAATGTTACACCAGAGAATGGACCTTCAGGGGTTCATTCTCGAGAGGAATTTTTCTCACCAGATTCCCTGAAAATTGTGGATAACCCTAAGGCCGACGGAATGACTGACAACCAGGAAGACAGTGCCATCATCTTTGACCAGCCTTTCGGTGCTCAAGAAGACGCCCAGGTGCCTAGCCAGTCTGACAACAGCGTCGGCAACATGGCACAGTTGTCCATGGCTTCTCGTGCAACTCAGGTTGAGACTAGTTTTGAGCAGGAAGCTGCAACTGAGAAAAGTGGTTTTCAGTGTGAAAATGCCGAGGTTGGCCTTGGTGAGAAGGAGCACATGAGAGTAGTGGTTAAATCGGAGCCCTTGAGCTCTCCTGAACCTCAGGATGAAGTGAGCGATGTGACCTCACAAGCAGAAGGCAGCGAATCTGTGGAGGTGGAAGGAGTTGTGGTCAGCGCCGAGAAGATAGATCTCAGCCCTGAGAGCAGTGATCGGAGTTTTTCAGATCCCCAGTCTAGCACTGACAGGGTAGGTGATATCCACATTTTGGAAGTCACAAATAACTTAGATCATAAGTCTACTTTTAgcatttcaaattttcttaaCAAGAGCAGAGGAAGTAACTTTAGTGCAAATCAGAACAATGATGATAATATCCCAAACACCACGAGTGACTGCAGGCTGGAGTGTGAGGCCCCGTATTTGTTGAGCCCGGAGGCTGGGCCTGCGGGCGGGCCCTCCTCGGCCCCTGGCTCTCATGTAGAAAACCCATTCAGTGAGCCTGCAGACTCCCATTTCGTTAGGCCCATGCAGGAAGCGATGGGCCTGCCATGTGTGCAGACATCAGGCTATCAAGGAGAACAATTCGGGATGGATTTTTCCAGATCTGGTTTGGGCCTCCACTCCTCCTTCTCCAGGGTAATGATGGGTTCCTCGAGAGGAAAGGCCAGTAACTTTCCATACTACCGCCGTATAGCTCCCAAAATGCCAATTGTAACTTCTGTCAGGAGCTCACAGATACCAGAAAACTCTGCCAGTTCCCAGCTAATGATGAATGGGGCCACGTCCTCATTTGAAAATGGGCACCCttcccagcctggccctccacAGTTGACCAGGGCATCTGCTGATGTCCTGTCAAAGTGCAAGAAGGCTTTATCAGAGCACAATGTCTTGGTTGTAGAGGGAGCTCGCAAGTATGCCTGTAAAATCTGCTGCAAGACTTTTTTGACCTTGACAGATTGCAAGAAGCACATTCGTGTCCACACAGGTGAAAAACCCTACGCCTGCCTGAAGTGTGGCAAGAGGTTCAGTCAATCCAGCCACCTGTATAAACATTCTAAGACGACGTGCCTGCGCTGGCAGAGCAGCAGTCTTCCAAGCACTTTGCTCTAA